From the Gossypium hirsutum isolate 1008001.06 chromosome A02, Gossypium_hirsutum_v2.1, whole genome shotgun sequence genome, the window GGTAGAATTATGTCCGTTTTAATTCTAAATGTTGATAGTGTGCAAATGGTCATTTTGGAGTTGAAAGTTGTATGGTAAATGTGGTGATGGGTGATTTTGAATGCTTAACATGGCATATAACCTATTGATTCATGGTTTGGTCAAATTTGGTACCATTAAGAATGATGATATTTAACTTGTATTAATTAATATGTTATAGGTTGCATGTGAGCTAGCTGAAATAGTTAAGTTGATGGAtgattagaaatgataaaatctAATGTTAAGCATGATTTGTAGCTCAGTGTATACTTTGGTTAGTTCATGTCAAGTTCCTTGAATTGCTTAGTTTCCATATTGGATAATGAATCATGCTTGAATTGGCAATTGAAGTGTTACAAATATGGATAGTTAAAATGGAAATGAATATGCCTAAATGATCAAAAGTTTGAATTGCATGTTTTTGAATGGTTGATTTTGATGATTATATGCTTGAATAGGTTTAGATTGGCATGGTATAATAGTATTACACTTGTGTAGAGTTGGATGAATACATCTAGGTGTTGGTTTGAGAATAAGGTACCAAATgagatttttatcaaaatagggGCAACATCATGAAGTCGATACACCTGTAGTCAAATCGAGTAAGGGGTATTACAGTCGCCGCTAGAGATAATTTTAGTTGTTTAAAATTGAACAATTTTATAGATCAAATAGCTTATTAATAAATGTGGTTTTAGTTGAAATAGTGAAAACCATAATGCTTTAGATTCCAAACTTATAATTCACATcctatgaattttaaaaaaaatagataaccgtaatatttaaataacaaatacttaagaattaacttttttttatatcatttatgtctattttataattcatattcaatattCATAATTATTTCTTTCAACAATGTTTCCTCCAAATTTCAAACCACTATCTATCTCTACTTGAAAACACAATATCTCATAccattgaattttttaagattatgCAAAAACAAAATTTGTGAAGTGCTTTGCTTGGCGCGTGAAGAGTTGGAATGCATTTTCAAGTCCGCTCTGCAGACTGTAGCCAATAATGGCCAAACCCCAAACCCAATCCCTGCTATCATCACTGTAGCCACACTCTTGTTCGCTTCACGGTAAAAAAACAAAaggttaaaattatattttacagcGCAGTAAAAATCAATTAGAGAAGCAGCTATCAAGTGATTTGATTTCAGAGGAAGGGGGAAGGCTTATATCAAGACGGTCTCAACGCCCCCCTTTGAAaccaaaacacacacacacacacacacacagacaCAGAAACAGCTTTCTTTTTGCAGATATAAAGGGAAGAAATTACccaaaaaacaaaatttatggCCACACTCTCTTATTCCTCTTATCTTCGTCTTCTTCTTCTCTATTAATTAGGAAAAAAAactgttgaatttttttattaaaattacataattccTGTTGAAGGGAGGGGAAATGGAGTTTGAGGATCAAGAAGAGCAGGAAGAAGAGATGGGTTTGACACCGAGTTATGACTCGCTGGGAAACTCGTCTAGACTCAAAATGTCAGGTGTTGAACCTGGTTCAGTAACTCCAACGGgtcagcagcagcagcagcagcagagGAAGCCTAGGTATAGGGAGTGTTTGAAGAACCATGCGGTGGGGATCGGCGGTCACGCTCTCGACGGTTGCGGTGAGTTCATGCCGGCTGGAACTGAAGGCACCCTCGACGCTCTCAAATGCGCGGCTTGTAACTGCCACCGTAACTTCCACCGCAAGGAATCTGAGCTTGGCTCCCCAAACTCCGTCCACACCACGGACCTCTACTtccatcaccaccaccaccaccagccACCGCAATTTGCGCCTTACTTTAGAGCACCAACAGGGTACCTCCACGTTGCCGGACAACAAAGGCCATTAGCTTTACCATCAACCTCAGGAGGAGGAGGACACAGCAGAGAAGATCAAGAGGATGCTTCGAATCAAGGAAGCTCAAGGAAGAGATTTAGAACAAAGTTTACGCAGGAACAAAAGGAGAAGATGCTGAGTTTAGCTGAGAGACTAGGGTGGCGGATTCAGAAACATGATGAAGAGATTGTTCAACAGTTCTGCAACGAAACTGGGGTCAAAAGGCATGTTTTGAAAGTTTGGATGCATAATAACAAGCACACTCTTGGTAAGAAACCCTAGAAACAGATTATGAGGGAACTTTAGATGTGTACATTTTTTAGGGTTGACCATCTGGGGAGGGAAGGGTACTTTGATAGTGATTATGATGTTGGGCATGGACTACTTAACAGTGTTATTATGTTGGGTTTAAATTAGGTTATCACGTAATGTTAATGGGAACTTAAGTTATTTTAGTTCTAATCTATTTCCCTTCTTGTTGCATTTCCAAAAAAGCactattttaattccaaaatggGTTTACATAATGAAGCACTGAAGCAAAGTGGagacatgcaatgcaatgcaatgcaagagGCATGATGAAAATGGAAGAGCATTGAGACAAAAGAAGGAAGAACCGGTGAAGCATGATCTCCCTTTGGAGACcgggattatatatatatataaacataagatTACTTAATTTCCTCTACGTGTGTGTCTCTGCATTTTTTTCAAGTTAATGTTCTTTTTCTATAAGTCTTTATTTCATCAAATCCTGAATGGGAGCGGTGGAGCTTGTTGTTTGAGGTATCATGGATGGCGTCATGGCATTTAATGTATGCGGTTCTTTTCTTGCTTGCTTTTTTCAACATTGATTCTCCTCCTTCCATTCAATGTAGATACCCtctaagccttttttttttccttcacagCACTTTGCCTTCCTTGTtgcacttcttcttcttctttcttcagtcttcactttctttttctgCAGTTTCTTTTTTCCCTAAGGCATGGGTACAGTTTGCCTTTAATGTTGAAGCAAACAATGGTTTATAATCATGGGGCCTCCTTTTGTTTTTCCTGGTAACGCATTTACTTTTTCAGTCTTTGAGTACTGAAGTTgatctttgttttttcttcttatatatatgtatatatatatatattaaaacatctGCTCATTCTTTCAGCAATACTAATTATTGCGGTAGTGTAAAATAATGAGATTCTCAAACTTGttcatataataaatatataatatttatagagGGAAACAGGTCCTTTTTGCAACAATATTTCATGTTGTTGTGTAATAACGGAACGATAGATCCAAAGCTTGTGTCTTTCTAacttcatttctttgtttcttcttccttcaaacCCTTCTAAAGGAAACATGTGGGCTCTCCTAGCAGCAAGGagcagaaaaaaagaagaaaaaaacactCACAAGATTCATGTTTTTTCTTTGCAACTCTCAGGTCCTAAAGCTTAATTAATTCCATGTAATCCTAAAACTAACTAGAAACATTTGTGTCTTCAAAGGCGACCACACAGATGTTTGTAATAAAACAAACTTTTCATGTCTTAACGGTGATTAATTAAAAGATTATTTATTGTTGGGAAGGTAATTAATACTACCACAAATGAATGAA encodes:
- the LOC107951698 gene encoding zinc-finger homeodomain protein 2 isoform X2; this translates as MEFEDQEEQEEEMGLTPSYDSLGNSSRLKMSGVEPGSVTPTGQQQQQQQRKPRYRECLKNHAVGIGGHALDGCGEFMPAGTEGTLDALKCAACNCHRNFHRKESELGSPNSVHTTDLYFHHHHHHQPPQFAPYFRAPTGYLHVAGQQRPLALPSTSGGGGHSREDQEDASNQGSSRKRFRTKFTQEQKEKMLSLAERLGWRIQKHDEEIVQQFCNETGVKRHVLKVWMHNNKHTLALF
- the LOC107951698 gene encoding zinc-finger homeodomain protein 2 isoform X1, with protein sequence MEFEDQEEQEEEMGLTPSYDSLGNSSRLKMSGVEPGSVTPTGQQQQQQQRKPRYRECLKNHAVGIGGHALDGCGEFMPAGTEGTLDALKCAACNCHRNFHRKESELGSPNSVHTTDLYFHHHHHHQPPQFAPYFRAPTGYLHVAGQQRPLALPSTSGGGGHSREDQEDASNQGSSRKRFRTKFTQEQKEKMLSLAERLGWRIQKHDEEIVQQFCNETGVKRHVLKVWMHNNKHTLALKQSGDMQCNAMQEA